The segment CCTTGAACTTAGCCATGGTCTCCCTAGCGAGACATTACAACGTCCCGCATATTATTTCCCGAATGCGCCATCGAGATTTTGAGCAACCGTTACGCCATGCAGGGGCACATCGCATTATCAGTACCGTAGACTTGGCTGTGTCTACCATGATTAATGCGGTAGAATACCCCCAAGTGGAATCGATGATGCACTTTGAGCAGGGTCAAATTGAAGTCCTAAAACTGTCTATTCCAAAGGATAGCAGTGTGGTAGGACTTAAAATCTCTCAGATAGCTCAAGCGTCGGAATTTCCCTCTAATTCACTCATTATTGGCTATCAACCCCATCCCCACATGAACCTAATTGTCCCGAATGGGGATACTGTACTCGAAGGAGGGTCAACGGTTTTGGTGGTGACACAGCCGGAATATTTACACCAAATCATCAATTTCTTGCAGCATTGCCCAACGGTTCAGGCTTTCTA is part of the Rippkaea orientalis PCC 8801 genome and harbors:
- a CDS encoding potassium channel family protein; translation: MYVLIGGGGLIGLTLAQNLVNLGHTVAVIDIDPGACRDARDRLGVMAFEGSAVTTEILIEAGIRKADAICAVLRYDALNLAMVSLARHYNVPHIISRMRHRDFEQPLRHAGAHRIISTVDLAVSTMINAVEYPQVESMMHFEQGQIEVLKLSIPKDSSVVGLKISQIAQASEFPSNSLIIGYQPHPHMNLIVPNGDTVLEGGSTVLVVTQPEYLHQIINFLQHCPTVQAF